One window from the genome of Thalassospira xiamenensis M-5 = DSM 17429 encodes:
- a CDS encoding YihY family inner membrane protein — protein sequence MRFVHDKSVERAAGLSYTTLLAMVPFLAVALTVLSAFPVFEQWKDQIMGVVLNNFLPETGEQVTGYLSNFLQNTGQMTAVGTIVLALTAVMLLAAIEGAMNDVFRVTTPRKLLAKLVVFWTLLTVGPMLLGLSLSVASYIFAMRYMVGADGLGEHIGQLTFLAPFLLSSIAFSLLFIGMPNRSVVIIDGILGGLVAAGLFEALKKGFGYYVINFPTYQTIYGAVAIVPIFLLWMYLTWIVVLLGAQVAAARSEWRAARAAGLIPDPRGAVPGHMERIIAVLRVLEYLQRGFREATKPPTYRRMLRETKLGGRDLNWALAALRREKLIERSESHRWLLSGDLSRITLVDLMSRLGLFLDYDRLLLVNADGGWPGAMRERLVELEKTRKSVLDVEIAALLDLPKPDDTAPKQVETKPEDGKKDEIGPKDMTEIVD from the coding sequence ATGCGATTTGTGCATGACAAATCCGTCGAGCGCGCAGCGGGGCTTTCTTATACAACCCTTCTTGCCATGGTTCCGTTCCTTGCTGTTGCGCTTACGGTATTGTCGGCCTTCCCGGTTTTTGAACAGTGGAAGGACCAGATCATGGGCGTGGTCCTGAACAATTTTCTGCCCGAAACGGGCGAACAGGTGACAGGTTACCTCAGCAATTTCCTTCAGAATACCGGCCAGATGACAGCGGTGGGCACGATTGTGCTGGCCTTGACCGCGGTCATGCTGCTTGCTGCGATCGAAGGTGCGATGAACGATGTGTTTCGCGTTACCACTCCGCGCAAACTTTTGGCGAAACTCGTCGTTTTCTGGACCTTGCTGACGGTCGGGCCGATGTTGCTGGGGCTGAGCCTTTCGGTGGCATCCTATATTTTTGCCATGCGCTATATGGTCGGGGCCGACGGGCTGGGTGAACATATCGGGCAATTGACGTTTTTGGCCCCTTTCCTGCTATCCTCGATTGCCTTCTCGCTTTTGTTTATCGGCATGCCGAACCGTTCTGTCGTGATCATTGACGGTATTTTGGGCGGCTTGGTGGCGGCTGGATTGTTCGAGGCGCTTAAAAAAGGGTTCGGGTATTACGTTATTAATTTCCCGACCTATCAGACGATCTATGGCGCCGTGGCGATTGTACCGATCTTCCTGTTATGGATGTATCTGACCTGGATTGTTGTGCTGCTGGGCGCACAGGTTGCTGCCGCCCGATCCGAATGGCGTGCGGCACGTGCCGCTGGGCTGATCCCCGATCCGCGGGGTGCCGTGCCCGGCCATATGGAACGCATTATCGCGGTGTTACGCGTTCTGGAATATTTGCAACGTGGTTTCCGCGAAGCAACCAAACCGCCGACCTATCGCCGCATGTTGCGCGAAACCAAGCTGGGCGGGCGGGATCTTAACTGGGCCTTGGCGGCCCTTCGGCGTGAAAAGCTGATTGAACGGTCCGAAAGCCACCGCTGGCTTTTATCAGGCGATCTGTCGCGGATCACGCTGGTGGATCTGATGTCCAGACTGGGGCTGTTTCTGGATTATGACCGGTTGCTTCTGGTTAATGCCGATGGCGGTTGGCCAGGAGCCATGCGCGAACGTCTGGTGGAACTGGAAAAAACGCGAAAATCCGTTCTGGATGTTGAAATTGCTGCCCTGCTTGATTTGCCAAAACCCGATGATACAGCCCCCAAGCAGGTTGAAACCAAGCCCGAAGACGGAAAGAAAGACGAAATCGGCCCAAAAGACATGACTGAAATCGTCGATTAA
- a CDS encoding tetratricopeptide repeat protein, whose amino-acid sequence MKITRFAMICAFALGLPLSANADTANNEAMNGVAHLQEEWARIKYQMTDEKQQLEAIHQLETEGESLLNLYPDSPEVIIWQGIVLSTDAGIVRGISALGKVNDARDLFEKSIALDPTALDGSAYTSLGSLYYQVPPWPLAFGSDSKAEEFLKKALELNPDGIDPNYFYGDFLLQNDHYAEAKFYLEKALNAPDRPSRASADAGRRAEIAKALYEIAQEVSKN is encoded by the coding sequence ATGAAAATCACCCGTTTTGCCATGATATGCGCCTTTGCACTTGGCCTGCCTTTGTCTGCCAATGCCGACACGGCCAATAACGAGGCCATGAATGGCGTTGCCCATCTGCAGGAAGAATGGGCCCGCATCAAGTACCAGATGACGGATGAAAAACAGCAGCTTGAAGCCATTCACCAACTTGAAACCGAGGGCGAAAGTCTGCTGAACCTCTATCCGGATAGTCCCGAAGTCATTATCTGGCAGGGTATTGTCCTGTCGACCGATGCCGGGATCGTGCGCGGCATTTCGGCCCTTGGCAAAGTAAACGACGCGCGCGATTTGTTTGAAAAGTCGATTGCCCTCGATCCAACGGCACTTGATGGATCGGCCTATACGTCACTGGGATCGCTTTATTATCAGGTGCCGCCATGGCCGCTTGCCTTTGGCAGTGACAGCAAGGCCGAAGAATTCCTGAAAAAGGCATTGGAACTTAATCCTGACGGGATTGACCCCAACTATTTCTATGGCGATTTCCTGCTTCAGAATGATCATTACGCCGAAGCCAAGTTTTATCTGGAAAAAGCATTGAACGCACCCGATCGCCCCAGCCGCGCATCGGCGGATGCCGGACGTCGGGCGGAAATAGCCAAGGCACTATATGAAATCGCGCAGGAAGTTTCCAAAAACTAA
- a CDS encoding SDR family NAD(P)-dependent oxidoreductase → MKDNVKMLLDGKSVFLTGATGGIGMPLVNLLIERGSNVVAYDRTTQGNLMESIDTTCKALREHTPDILINLAGINDFNHAEDQDYDALVTLNLLVPMRLCQAVLPAMRKRGSGQIVNIGSMTGLIPLPHMTGYVAAKSGLKGYSDALRRELSGTGITISHIAPRAVRTTMNSGKAGLLNRRTNVTEDDPRDVARQIVNAIEQDKTDVRIGWPERLFALINAIIPSIVDRGLRKNTTIGEEILKAEQVVAPIPLIANKQDANPRSHPA, encoded by the coding sequence ATGAAGGACAACGTAAAAATGTTGCTTGATGGAAAATCCGTTTTCCTGACGGGCGCGACTGGCGGCATTGGCATGCCACTGGTCAACCTGCTGATCGAACGCGGGTCAAATGTCGTTGCCTATGACCGCACGACGCAGGGCAACCTGATGGAAAGCATCGATACGACCTGCAAGGCATTGCGTGAACACACACCCGACATCCTGATCAATCTGGCTGGGATCAATGATTTCAATCATGCCGAAGATCAGGATTACGACGCGCTTGTGACGCTGAACCTTTTGGTGCCAATGCGCCTGTGCCAGGCCGTTCTTCCGGCCATGCGCAAACGCGGTAGCGGTCAGATCGTCAATATCGGATCAATGACCGGATTGATCCCGTTGCCCCATATGACCGGCTATGTCGCAGCCAAATCCGGGCTTAAGGGATATAGCGATGCGCTGCGTCGTGAACTGTCCGGCACGGGCATCACCATAAGTCACATCGCCCCGCGTGCGGTTCGTACCACCATGAACAGCGGCAAGGCAGGGCTGCTTAACCGTCGCACAAATGTCACCGAAGACGATCCACGTGACGTTGCCCGTCAGATCGTCAATGCGATTGAACAAGACAAAACCGATGTTCGGATCGGCTGGCCGGAACGGCTTTTTGCCCTGATCAATGCCATCATACCGAGCATCGTCGACAGGGGACTTCGTAAAAACACCACCATCGGCGAAGAAATCCTCAAGGCCGAGCAGGTAGTTGCACCAATCCCCCTGATCGCCAACAAACAGGACGCCAACCCAAGGAGCCACCCGGCATGA
- the aroC gene encoding chorismate synthase, translating into MAGNSFGSLFRFTTFGESHGPAIGCVVDGVPPLLDLTEEDIQQFLEKRKPGQSRFTTQRREPDQVKILSGVFEGKTTGTPIGLLIENVDQRSKDYGEIKNQFRPGHADYTYWEKYGIRDYRGGGRSSARETAMRVAAGAIARKVLGDDIKIRGALIKMGTKEINRDNWNWDEVDNNPFFCPDAAAVPVFEEYLDGLRKDGSSVGAVIEVVCSGVPVGLGDPVYDKLDADLAKAMMTINAVKGVEIGNGFEAAELTGIENADEMRMGEDGKPVFGSNHAGGILGGISSGQDVVVRFAVKPTSSILTSRKSVDIYGKDVDVVTKGRHDPCVGIRAVPVGEAMAAIVLADHLLRHRGQCDGWNRNK; encoded by the coding sequence ATGGCTGGCAACAGTTTTGGCTCCCTGTTTCGCTTCACCACCTTTGGCGAAAGCCACGGCCCGGCGATTGGCTGCGTCGTTGACGGTGTGCCGCCGCTTCTTGACCTGACCGAAGAAGACATCCAGCAGTTTCTTGAAAAACGCAAACCGGGACAATCGCGCTTTACCACCCAGCGCCGCGAACCCGATCAGGTCAAAATCCTGTCCGGCGTGTTCGAAGGCAAAACCACCGGCACCCCTATCGGACTTCTGATCGAAAACGTTGATCAGCGCTCCAAGGATTACGGCGAGATTAAAAACCAGTTCCGCCCGGGCCATGCCGATTACACCTATTGGGAAAAATACGGTATCCGTGATTACCGCGGTGGCGGACGATCATCGGCGCGCGAAACCGCGATGCGGGTTGCCGCCGGGGCGATTGCGCGCAAAGTCCTTGGCGATGATATCAAAATCCGCGGTGCCCTGATCAAGATGGGCACCAAGGAAATCAATCGCGACAACTGGAACTGGGACGAGGTTGATAACAATCCGTTCTTCTGCCCCGATGCAGCCGCCGTTCCGGTGTTCGAAGAATATCTTGATGGCCTGCGCAAGGACGGATCATCGGTCGGTGCAGTAATAGAAGTTGTCTGCTCTGGCGTGCCGGTCGGACTTGGCGATCCGGTCTATGACAAGCTTGATGCGGATCTGGCCAAGGCGATGATGACAATCAACGCAGTCAAGGGTGTTGAAATCGGCAACGGATTTGAGGCCGCCGAACTGACCGGTATCGAAAATGCCGATGAAATGCGCATGGGCGAAGATGGCAAGCCGGTCTTTGGCTCCAACCATGCGGGCGGCATTCTGGGCGGGATTTCATCCGGGCAGGATGTTGTTGTGCGTTTTGCCGTCAAACCGACCAGTTCGATCCTGACCTCGCGTAAAAGTGTCGATATTTACGGCAAGGATGTCGATGTCGTCACCAAGGGCCGCCATGATCCGTGTGTAGGCATTCGTGCCGTTCCGGTGGGCGAGGCTATGGCAGCCATCGTTCTGGCCGATCATCTTTTGCGCCATCGAGGCCAGTGTGATGGCTGGAACCGCAACAAGTAA
- the fabI gene encoding enoyl-ACP reductase FabI, with the protein MSFSAENISGLMAGKRGLIMGVANDKSIAWGIARTVAAAGAEVAFTYQGEALEKRVRPLAESVGSDTVLPCDVTDAASMDAVFETLKEKWGKLDFVVHAIGFSDKNELRGRYVDTSPENFAMSMNISVYSFTAIAQRAEKLMTDGGSLLTLSYYGAEKVMPHYNVMGVAKAALEASVKYLANDLGPDRIRVNAISAGPMKTLAASGIGDFRYILKWNEYNSPMRRNVTLDDVGGSGLYFLSDLSTGVTGETHHVDCGYHTVGMKQADAPDINVQKS; encoded by the coding sequence ATGAGCTTTTCCGCCGAAAACATTTCTGGCCTGATGGCTGGCAAGCGTGGCCTGATCATGGGCGTCGCGAACGATAAATCGATTGCCTGGGGGATTGCGCGTACCGTGGCCGCCGCTGGCGCCGAGGTTGCTTTTACCTATCAGGGTGAAGCCCTTGAAAAGCGCGTCCGCCCATTGGCGGAGTCTGTTGGCAGCGACACCGTTCTGCCCTGCGACGTGACCGACGCGGCCAGCATGGACGCCGTCTTTGAAACATTGAAAGAAAAATGGGGCAAGCTGGACTTCGTCGTGCATGCCATCGGTTTTTCCGACAAAAACGAACTGCGCGGTCGCTATGTCGATACCTCGCCGGAAAACTTTGCGATGTCGATGAACATTTCGGTCTACTCCTTTACCGCGATTGCACAGCGCGCGGAAAAGCTGATGACAGATGGTGGTTCGCTTCTGACCCTGTCCTATTACGGGGCGGAAAAGGTGATGCCGCATTACAACGTCATGGGCGTTGCCAAGGCAGCACTGGAAGCCAGCGTGAAATACCTTGCCAATGACCTTGGCCCGGATCGTATTCGTGTCAACGCCATATCGGCCGGTCCGATGAAGACCCTTGCCGCGTCAGGGATTGGCGATTTCCGCTATATCCTGAAATGGAATGAATATAATTCGCCGATGCGCCGCAACGTCACTCTTGATGATGTTGGTGGATCGGGCCTTTACTTCCTGTCGGACCTTTCGACCGGTGTTACCGGCGAAACCCATCATGTCGATTGCGGATATCATACCGTCGGCATGAAGCAGGCAGACGCACCGGATATCAATGTTCAGAAATCCTGA